In Vigna unguiculata cultivar IT97K-499-35 chromosome 3, ASM411807v1, whole genome shotgun sequence, a single genomic region encodes these proteins:
- the LOC114179621 gene encoding sulfite exporter TauE/SafE family protein 2-like, whose amino-acid sequence MRIFHSLSFFVLTFISFNPCNAEEAQTIVDTLGRNHFLQKIYEWGNGAQGFEEAEIQFSGPIVVAGVLCFIASSISSAGGIGGGGLFIPILTIVAGLDLKIASSLSAFMVTGGSVANVMCNLCATSPKFGGKSLIDYDIALLSEPCMLLGVSVGVICNLVFPEWLITMLFAVFLTWSTSKTCNSGVLFWKIESEERRKRDGFEGLENGLLEHGSGEEREGGVQGNKEKEGMKSVEEQVLVPEENIRVRIPWLKLVVLLLVWFTFFSLYLLRGNKYGQSIIPMEPCGVGYWILSSAQIPLALFFTAWIVYRKDSHQDQNLMHEDPCLSSRGPSNKLIFPIMALLAGILGGVFGIGGGMLISPLLLHVGIAPEVTAATCSFMVFFSSTMSALQYLLLGMDHIETAIMLAIICFVASLIGLLVVQRAIQSYGRPSIIVFSVSIVMTLSVVLMTSFGMIRTWKDYVSGRYMGFKLPC is encoded by the exons ATGAGGATTTTTCACAGCCTCTCATTTTTTGTTCTTACCTTCATCTCCTTCAATCCTTGTAATGCAGAAGAAGCACAAACTATTGTAGACACCCTTGGCAGGAACCATTTCTTACAGAAAATATATGAATGGGGAAATGGTGCACAAGGATTCGAAGAAGCTGAGATTCAATTTTCAGGCCCTATAGTGGTGGCAGGAGTGTTGTGCTTCATTGCTTCTTCTATATCCAGTGCTGGTGGCATTGGTGGCGGTGGACTTTTCATTCCCATATTGACTATTGTGGCTGGGCTGGACCTCAAAATAGCTTCAAGTTTGTCAGCTTTCATGGTCACAGGAGGGTCTGTTGCAAATGTCATGTGCAATCTTTGTGCCACAAGCCCTAAATTTGGTGGCAAGTCATTGATTGACTATGACATAGCACTTTTGTCAGAACCGTGTATGCTGCTAGGAGTGAGTGTTGGAGTCATATGCAACCTTGTATTCCCAGAATGGTTGATTACTATGTTGTTTGCTGTCTTTCTCACTTGGTCTACCTCAAAGACCTGCAACAGTGGGGTGTTGTTTTGGAAGATTGAATCAGAAGAAAGGAGGAAAAGGGATGGATTTGAGGGGCTTGAAAACGGACTATTAGAACATGGGAGTGGTGAAGAAAGGGAAGGTGGAGTGCAGgggaacaaagaaaaagaagggatGAAAAGTGTTGAAGAACAGGTTCTGGTTCCTGAAGAAAATATCAGGGTTAGAATCCCTTGGCTGAAATTGGTGGTCTTACTCTTGGTCTGGTTCACTTTCTTCTCCCTTTATCTTCTTCGTGGCAATAAATATGGACAG aGTATCATTCCAATGGAGCCATGTGGTGTGGGATACTGGATTCTTTCATCAGCTCAAATCCCTCTTGCCTTGTTTTTCACTGCTTGGATTGTGTACAGAAAAGATAGCCATCAAGATCAAAATCTCATGCACGAG GACCCATGTCTGTCCTCAAGAGGACCATCAAACAAGCTTATTTTTCCAATAATGGCACTGCTAGCAGGGATATTGGGTGGTGTCTTTGGAATTGGAGGTGGAATGCTGATAAGTCCACTTCTTCTGCATGTTGGAATAGCTCCTGAG GTGACAGCAGCAACATGTTCTTTCATGGTTTTCTTCTCATCTACCATGTCAGCATTGCAGTACCTATTGTTGGGCATGGATCACATAGAGACTGCCATAATGTTGGCCATAATATGCTTTGTTGCATCACTTATTGGGTTGTTGGTGGTGCAGAGAGCAATTCAAAGCTATGGAAGACCATCCATAATAGTATTTTCGGTTAGCATAGTGATGACTTTAAGTGTAGTTCTAATGACTAGCTTTGGAATGATTAGAACTTGGAAAGACTATGTATCAGGTAGATACATGGGATTCAAACTTCCATGTTGA